A stretch of Oncorhynchus gorbuscha isolate QuinsamMale2020 ecotype Even-year linkage group LG24, OgorEven_v1.0, whole genome shotgun sequence DNA encodes these proteins:
- the LOC124012144 gene encoding uncharacterized protein LOC124012144, giving the protein MKANITMALSMLSLVLLIFVHEATPASNGTFNEDTQTEKTSARGGLLNDTRNSTDQSTPEKHDRGVHGNHSGMTIAPPNGTPTSTESQTSATSGNTTQQTEKTTPPPLTKQTIPTSLPKTSPSTSTTPSRNKPSPALLNTGFIVVLVIILLLAITVLCFYKWNSRHSGQDSSAPRLLLGVRESMRGRVRSLEDWLGLSLWPGKRVVEGDEEEGEGGKSGDGEAAAGARGGQDEGDSSDDYSSLDGIDLSERAKNLEDDEKKEAVKRKSVSEGGQYNMKGERTDGRKEGGEEERTGENSGEGDTCDLTAL; this is encoded by the coding sequence ATGAAGGCCAATATCACCATGGCGCTGAGCATGCTCTCTCTGGTCCTCTTGATCTTCGTCCATGAAGCCACGCCTGCCTCTAACGGAACTTTCAACGAGGACACacaaactgaaaagacgagcgcgAGAGGTGGACTTTTAAATGATACCAGGAACTCCACTGACCAATCCACACCTGAGAAGCATGACAGAGGAGTGCATGGTAATCATTCTGGCATGACAATAGCCCCCCCGAATGGTACACCCACATCCACAGAGAGTCAGACATCTGCAACTTCAGGAAACACAACCCAGCAGACTGAAAAGACCACACCCCCCCCACTCACTAAACAGACAATCCCTACATCTCTTCCCAAGACCTCCCCCAGCACCTCAACCACTCCATCCCGTAATAAACCCTCACCTGCTCTGTTAAATACGGGGTTCATCGTGGTCCTGGTCATCATTCTTCTCCTAGCGATTACCGTGCTCTGCTTCTACAAGTGGAACAGCCGCCACTCAGGCCAGGATAGCTCCGCCCCTCGGCTGTTATTGGGCGTCAGGGAGAGCATGAGGGGCAGGGTTAGAAGCCTGGAGGATTGGCTGGGGCTCAGCCTCTGGCCCGggaagagagtggtggagggggacgaggaggagggagagggggggaagagtggagatggagaggcTGCTGCAGGAGCGAGAGGGGGACAGGATGAAGGAGATTCCTCAGACGACTACTCCAGTTTAGACGGGATTGACCTCAGCGAGAGAGCCAAGAACCTAGAGGATGATGAGAAAAAGGAGGCGGTGAAGAGGAAGAGTGTGAGCGAGGGAGGCCAGTATAAcatgaaaggagagaggactgatggaaggaaggagggtgGTGAAGAAGAGCGAACAGGGGAAAACTCCGGTGAGGGAGATACTTGTGACCTCACAGCACTgtaa
- the LOC124013062 gene encoding LOW QUALITY PROTEIN: SLAM family member 5-like (The sequence of the model RefSeq protein was modified relative to this genomic sequence to represent the inferred CDS: deleted 1 base in 1 codon; substituted 1 base at 1 genomic stop codon) has translation MVRYLIPTLLLFLVADLKAEVKPLRGREGQTVTLHTGLAKLQSDAKIFGLFGPVRPEIFIVESHAFRGEIITEYKGRFQGRLQLDRETGSLTVRNLTSIDTGHYQLQIISEQVTYHNFIFTVYASVPTPNIRNTPHNPSVDSRLVSGSCSVVCSVVCSVVCSVANGKEVTLSWYRGEEKXTITSSPHQADLSLPLEIKGKNSDTYSCVATNPVSNQTTILSIEEHCLQHADSSDCARCITLTELVVHQSCLPWWLWPRSLCWFITSGTEETLRLGLDSLGYHYLKNCP, from the exons ATGGTACGCTATTTAATACCTACTCTCTTGCTTTTCTTGGTGGCAG ATCTGAAGGCGGAAGTGAAGCCACTGCGAGGGAGAGAAGGGCAGACTGTCACGCTACACACGGGACTTGCCAAACTACAGAGTGACGCAAAGATATTTGGGCTATTTGGGCCAGTCCGCCCAGAGATATTCATTGTTGAGAGTCATGCCTTCAGAGGAGAAATTATAACTGAGTACAAAGGGAGATTCCAAGGCAGACTTCAgctggacagagagactggaTCTCTCACCGTCAGAAACCTCACCAGCATCGACACTGGACATTATCAGCTTCAAATCATCAGTGAACAGGTCACCTACCACAATTTCATTTTCACAGTCTACG CTTCAGTGCCTACTCCTAACATCAGAAACACCCCACATAATCCCTCAGTCGACAGTCGGTTGGTCAGTGGGAGCTGTTCTGTGGTGTGTTCTGTGGTGTGTTCTGTGGTGTGTTCTGTGGCGAACGGGAAAGAGGTAACCTTGTCCtggtacagaggagaggagaaa tgaACCATTACAAGTAGTCCCCATCAGGCcgacctgtctctccctctggaaATTAAAGGAAAAAACAGTGACACCTACAGCTGTGTAGCAACCAACCCGGTCAGTAACCAGACAACCATACTTAGCATTGAGGAGCACTGTCTGCAACATGCAG ACTCCAGTGACTGTGCCCGGTGCATCACCCTGACTGAGTTGGTGGTGCATCAGTCCTGTCTGCCCTGGTGGCTGTGGCCACGATCGCTCTGCTGGTTCATCACTTCTGGCACAGAAGAAACCCTTAGACTCGGACTTGACTCTCTGGGGTATCACTATTTAAAAAACTGTCCATAG